From the Micromonospora lupini genome, one window contains:
- a CDS encoding acyl-CoA dehydrogenase family protein, which yields MDLRDSAEEAEFRAGLRAWLAGAVPVSTGPDGAPPQGRWGDIEAVRSYTHALHAAGYAGLTWPAEHGGRGLSPAYQAIYLEETARAEATEHIGVIGLGMVGPTIIACGSPDQRAWYLPRILTGEIIFCQGFSEPEAGSDLSAVRTVARRDGDELVVTGRKVWSSYAHLADHCLLLARTDPEQRRHRGLSCLLVDLRSAGVTVRPIRQLTGEAEFAEIEFDEVRVPLDAVVGAVDDGWRVAMTTLAHERGTFGFTLTARLDVAFRRLVATAKARGRDTDPLVRDQIAARYVELEGLRWTNRRGLAALARTGVPGPETSVIKLRWSQAHQRLTTLAVQLLGGDAEPDGWDPYWRHQMLRSRANSIEGGTSEVLRNLVAERVLGLPRSY from the coding sequence ATGGATCTGCGTGACAGCGCCGAGGAGGCCGAGTTCCGGGCGGGCCTGCGCGCCTGGTTGGCGGGCGCGGTGCCGGTGAGCACCGGCCCGGACGGAGCGCCGCCGCAGGGGCGGTGGGGCGACATCGAGGCGGTGCGGTCGTACACCCACGCACTGCACGCCGCCGGGTACGCGGGCCTGACCTGGCCGGCCGAGCACGGCGGGCGCGGCCTGTCCCCGGCCTACCAGGCGATCTACCTGGAGGAGACGGCCCGGGCCGAGGCCACCGAGCACATCGGAGTCATCGGCCTGGGCATGGTCGGGCCGACCATCATCGCCTGCGGGTCGCCCGACCAGCGTGCCTGGTACCTGCCCCGCATCCTCACCGGGGAGATCATCTTCTGTCAGGGCTTCTCCGAGCCGGAGGCCGGCAGCGACCTGTCCGCCGTGCGGACCGTCGCACGACGCGACGGCGACGAGCTGGTGGTGACCGGGCGCAAGGTGTGGTCGTCGTACGCGCACCTCGCCGACCACTGCCTGCTGCTGGCGCGCACCGACCCCGAGCAACGCCGCCACCGAGGGCTGTCCTGCTTGCTGGTGGACCTGCGCTCGGCAGGCGTCACGGTACGCCCGATCCGCCAGCTGACCGGCGAGGCGGAGTTCGCCGAGATCGAGTTCGACGAGGTGCGGGTGCCGCTCGACGCGGTGGTCGGCGCGGTCGACGACGGATGGCGGGTCGCGATGACCACCCTCGCCCACGAGCGGGGCACCTTCGGGTTCACCCTCACCGCCCGGCTGGACGTGGCGTTCCGCCGGCTCGTCGCGACCGCGAAGGCCCGAGGCCGGGACACCGACCCTCTGGTACGCGACCAGATCGCCGCCCGCTACGTCGAGCTTGAGGGTCTGCGCTGGACCAACCGGCGGGGGCTGGCCGCGCTGGCGCGTACCGGGGTGCCCGGCCCGGAGACGTCGGTGATCAAACTGCGGTGGTCGCAGGCGCACCAGCGGCTCACCACCCTCGCGGTGCAGTTGCTGGGCGGCGACGCCGAACCCGACGGCTGGGACCCCTACTGGCGGCACCAGATGCTGCGCAGCCGGGCCAACAGCATCGAGGGCGGCACCTCCGAGGTGCTGCGCAACCTGGTAGCCGAGCGCGTACTGGGCCTGCCCCGGTCGTACTGA
- a CDS encoding phosphate acyltransferase PlsX, with translation MTRQGESPDRRLRVAVDVAGADLGPEPVVAGALAAATTVDIALVGPQALIRSLLPGGVAPAGVRLVHAPDVVGMGEDPVAATYAKRRSSLLVAAGEVAAGRADAMVTPGNTGAAVLAAAVRLGRVPGVSNPALATVLPVPGAGPTVLLDIGATAAAVPEWLVEFAVLGAEYARGRLGLLRPRIGLLSNGHEAVKGGPVRRDAHLLLATMPGYSGQIEAYDVLGGRVDVAVTDGFTGDVALKMYERTLDATVGLALDAVREFSPIGALARERRRRVTRAVRDGLAAEPGGALLGVRGVCVICHGTATAADVEASVRIAGECVGSGVVGRISAAFAASSRQRLRSRRSAVEG, from the coding sequence ATGACGCGCCAGGGTGAGTCACCGGACCGGCGGCTGCGGGTGGCCGTCGACGTGGCCGGCGCGGACCTCGGGCCGGAGCCCGTCGTCGCCGGCGCGCTGGCCGCGGCCACCACGGTGGACATCGCGCTGGTCGGCCCGCAGGCGCTCATCAGGTCGCTGCTGCCCGGCGGCGTCGCGCCGGCGGGCGTACGACTGGTGCACGCCCCGGACGTGGTCGGGATGGGCGAGGATCCGGTGGCCGCGACGTACGCCAAGCGGCGCTCCTCGCTCCTGGTCGCCGCCGGGGAGGTCGCGGCGGGCCGGGCCGATGCCATGGTGACACCGGGCAACACCGGGGCGGCGGTGCTCGCGGCCGCCGTCCGGCTGGGTCGGGTGCCGGGGGTGAGCAACCCGGCCCTGGCCACGGTGCTGCCGGTGCCGGGCGCCGGCCCGACAGTGCTGCTGGACATCGGCGCGACGGCGGCTGCCGTACCGGAGTGGCTTGTCGAGTTCGCGGTGCTGGGCGCGGAGTACGCGCGTGGGCGGCTGGGGCTGCTCCGACCGCGGATCGGCCTGCTGTCCAACGGGCACGAGGCGGTCAAGGGCGGGCCGGTACGCCGCGACGCGCACCTCCTGCTGGCCACGATGCCCGGTTACAGCGGCCAGATCGAGGCGTACGACGTGCTCGGAGGCCGGGTCGACGTGGCGGTGACCGACGGGTTCACCGGCGACGTGGCGTTGAAGATGTACGAGCGGACGTTGGACGCCACGGTCGGCCTGGCGCTGGACGCGGTACGCGAGTTCTCGCCCATCGGCGCGCTGGCCCGTGAGCGGCGGCGGCGGGTGACCCGGGCGGTGCGCGACGGGCTCGCGGCCGAGCCGGGGGGAGCGCTGCTCGGGGTACGCGGTGTGTGCGTGATCTGCCACGGGACGGCCACGGCGGCCGACGTCGAGGCGAGCGTGCGCATCGCCGGGGAGTGTGTCGGATCGGGTGTGGTCGGGCGGATCTCCGCCGCCTTCGCGGCATCGTCGCGCCAGCGGCTGCGCAGCAGGCGCAGCGCCGTCGAGGGGTGA
- a CDS encoding ABC transporter permease translates to MSTTTAVAASGLRQFAVLAARNLRQARAGRSVGLTVVFPLTFFAGFMVVFHRLMSDYGIAYEQFLPPAIVVQTTALVAMSACYMIAGDARSGLISRYRTLPMSAVVVPLARLVVDAARAAVAVVVILVAAVLVGFRFTAGAAGAAGFVALAVGFAVVLAAGCAALGLGARDPEQVYSALTLPYLVLTTVSTAFVPVDAFPGWLQPVVELSPFSAQVDALRALSTEGADERVWPALVWLLVLGLLFGLAAARSFRRSR, encoded by the coding sequence GTGAGCACCACCACGGCGGTGGCGGCCAGCGGGCTGCGGCAGTTCGCCGTCCTGGCCGCCCGCAACCTGCGGCAGGCGCGCGCGGGCAGGTCGGTCGGCCTCACCGTCGTGTTCCCGCTGACGTTCTTCGCCGGCTTCATGGTGGTCTTTCATCGGCTGATGTCCGACTACGGGATCGCCTACGAGCAGTTCCTCCCGCCCGCGATCGTCGTACAGACCACCGCCCTGGTCGCCATGTCGGCCTGCTACATGATCGCCGGCGACGCCCGCAGCGGCCTGATCTCCCGGTACCGGACACTGCCGATGAGCGCGGTCGTGGTGCCGCTGGCCCGGCTCGTCGTGGACGCGGCCCGCGCCGCCGTCGCGGTGGTGGTGATCCTCGTCGCCGCGGTGCTCGTCGGTTTCCGGTTCACCGCCGGTGCGGCGGGCGCCGCGGGCTTCGTCGCGCTGGCCGTCGGGTTCGCGGTGGTGCTCGCGGCCGGCTGCGCGGCCCTGGGGCTGGGCGCCCGCGACCCCGAGCAGGTGTACTCGGCGCTGACCCTGCCGTACCTGGTGCTCACCACGGTCTCCACCGCCTTCGTGCCTGTCGACGCGTTTCCGGGCTGGCTGCAACCGGTGGTCGAGCTGTCGCCGTTCTCCGCCCAGGTCGACGCGTTGCGCGCGCTGTCCACCGAGGGCGCCGACGAGAGGGTGTGGCCGGCCCTCGTCTGGCTGCTGGTCCTGGGGCTGCTGTTCGGGTTGGCGGCGGCACGTTCGTTTCGGAGGAGCCGATGA
- a CDS encoding acyl-CoA thioesterase, with protein sequence MASLADDAAVRQTAPGQYRAHLSEDWSVWGPNGGYLAAIALRAAGEEAGTMLPVSLSCQFLAPPRYGDVDVEVARVHGTRRAAALHVTLRQRGRILLTAQVWTIAAGLLGPERRWMPPPDLPKPDELPTLVELMRRDGLPVLPIWERCYEVRLAGWPADGWQPQRDGVPTIRGWLRLHEELPADAGPWLAAARLVFAVDVVQFPAVVQAFERTTFMAPSMDLYVGFQGGDDGVGWLLVEGEAAAATGGVLGARARVWSDSGLLLATGGQQMLYRMASPV encoded by the coding sequence ATGGCCAGTCTCGCGGACGACGCCGCCGTACGGCAGACCGCGCCCGGCCAGTACCGGGCCCACCTGTCCGAGGACTGGTCGGTCTGGGGGCCCAACGGCGGTTACCTGGCGGCGATCGCGCTGCGCGCGGCGGGCGAGGAGGCCGGGACCATGCTGCCGGTGAGCCTGAGCTGCCAGTTCCTCGCACCGCCGCGCTACGGCGACGTCGACGTCGAGGTCGCCCGGGTACACGGCACCCGCCGCGCGGCCGCGCTGCACGTCACACTGCGCCAGCGCGGCCGGATCCTGCTCACCGCGCAGGTCTGGACCATCGCCGCCGGCCTGCTCGGCCCCGAACGGCGCTGGATGCCGCCACCGGACCTGCCCAAGCCCGACGAGCTGCCCACCCTTGTCGAGTTGATGCGCCGCGACGGCCTGCCGGTGCTGCCCATCTGGGAGCGGTGCTACGAGGTACGGCTGGCCGGTTGGCCCGCCGACGGCTGGCAGCCGCAACGCGACGGCGTGCCGACCATCCGGGGCTGGCTGCGGCTGCACGAGGAGCTGCCCGCCGACGCGGGCCCCTGGCTGGCGGCGGCCCGACTGGTCTTCGCCGTCGACGTGGTGCAGTTCCCGGCCGTGGTGCAGGCGTTCGAGCGAACCACGTTCATGGCGCCGAGCATGGACCTGTACGTGGGCTTCCAGGGCGGCGACGACGGCGTCGGCTGGCTGCTGGTGGAGGGCGAGGCCGCAGCCGCCACCGGTGGGGTGCTCGGCGCGCGCGCCCGCGTCTGGTCCGACAGCGGGCTGTTGCTGGCCACCGGCGGGCAGCAGATGCTCTACCGGATGGCCAGCCCGGTCTGA
- a CDS encoding HNH endonuclease, whose translation MLSRVTGLSRHFTEDSLRDYLLRRSVRQDDGCLIIRGYGTRRGVHQKVAGRAWAHIAAYAVFVGGYDPGLEVDHLCPAKDCVEPTHLRQVSHAENCCDRAQGSTCRNGHDREIDESTGRYRRTCRACNRDSQRRWRERQAVEVAQARSACVPG comes from the coding sequence GTGCTCAGCAGGGTCACCGGGCTGTCCCGACACTTCACTGAGGACAGCCTGCGCGACTATCTCCTGCGACGTTCCGTCCGGCAGGACGACGGCTGCCTCATCATCCGCGGCTACGGCACGCGGCGCGGCGTCCACCAGAAGGTCGCGGGCAGGGCCTGGGCGCACATCGCGGCGTACGCAGTCTTCGTCGGCGGGTACGACCCCGGTCTGGAGGTCGACCACCTCTGCCCGGCGAAGGACTGCGTGGAGCCCACCCACCTGCGCCAGGTCAGCCACGCCGAGAACTGCTGCGACCGGGCGCAGGGGTCGACCTGCCGCAACGGGCACGACCGCGAGATCGACGAGTCGACGGGTCGCTACCGCCGGACGTGTCGCGCCTGCAACCGGGACAGCCAGCGCCGGTGGCGCGAGCGCCAGGCCGTCGAGGTGGCGCAGGCCCGCTCGGCGTGCGTCCCAGGCTGA
- a CDS encoding nucleotidyltransferase family protein, whose protein sequence is MVTAGLLLAAGAGRRLGRPKALLPYRGRLLVEHAAAILTAAGCQPVVVVLGAQADQVRARSRLPDVVLNEDWATGMGSSLRAGLAALTSSAAVAVVVTLVDMPGLTPAAVRRVARDATADALAMATYEDGRRGHPVLLGRDHWTGVTAAAVGDRGARDYLRAHGETVRLVPCADVADDSDVDLPEQAARLPG, encoded by the coding sequence ATGGTGACGGCGGGACTGCTGCTCGCGGCCGGGGCCGGCCGCCGGCTCGGCAGGCCGAAGGCACTCCTGCCCTACCGGGGGCGGCTCCTGGTGGAGCACGCGGCGGCGATCCTCACGGCCGCCGGCTGCCAGCCGGTCGTGGTGGTGCTCGGCGCGCAGGCCGACCAGGTCCGCGCCCGGTCGCGGCTACCCGACGTGGTGCTCAACGAGGACTGGGCGACGGGGATGGGCTCCTCCCTGCGGGCCGGGCTGGCCGCCCTGACGTCCAGCGCGGCCGTGGCAGTCGTGGTCACCCTTGTCGACATGCCCGGCCTCACCCCCGCTGCGGTACGCCGGGTCGCCCGCGACGCCACCGCCGACGCCCTCGCCATGGCCACCTACGAGGACGGTCGACGCGGGCATCCGGTGCTGCTCGGCCGGGACCACTGGACCGGCGTGACCGCAGCGGCGGTCGGGGACCGGGGCGCACGCGACTACCTGCGAGCCCACGGCGAAACCGTACGGCTGGTCCCCTGCGCCGACGTCGCCGACGACAGCGACGTCGACCTGCCCGAACAGGCGGCCCGCCTGCCCGGCTAG
- a CDS encoding ABC transporter permease, which translates to MSTVTQASLFAGRNLRRFFRTPPALVYAFAFPVLLLLTQYVVFGRIVGDGDRQHYLERLAPLVVLSTAAFGSPSSAVGFLRDLRGGLVDRLRTMPVAPGALLAGRVAGDVLRIVAIGALTTGVAMLLGFRFREGPLAVVGFFAVIALFGLLWAAIALWRGSGPGDEESLPPSLTGPATLLFIFSSGFVPVSAFPSVVQPVVRANPFSVATEALVGLSSGGPVLWPVVQTLAWVLGLGTICLLVAVRRFGRRADR; encoded by the coding sequence ATGAGTACCGTCACGCAGGCCTCGCTGTTCGCTGGGCGTAACCTTCGCCGGTTCTTCCGGACGCCGCCCGCGCTCGTCTACGCGTTCGCGTTCCCGGTGCTGCTCCTGCTCACCCAGTACGTGGTCTTCGGCCGGATCGTCGGTGACGGCGACCGGCAGCACTACCTGGAGCGGTTGGCCCCGCTTGTGGTGCTGTCCACCGCCGCGTTCGGCTCGCCGTCGAGCGCCGTCGGTTTCCTGCGCGACCTGCGCGGCGGGCTTGTCGACAGGCTGCGCACCATGCCTGTGGCGCCGGGGGCGCTGCTGGCCGGTCGGGTCGCCGGTGACGTGCTGCGCATCGTGGCGATCGGAGCGCTCACCACGGGTGTGGCGATGCTGTTGGGCTTCCGGTTCCGGGAGGGGCCGCTCGCTGTCGTCGGCTTCTTCGCGGTGATCGCGCTGTTCGGCCTGCTGTGGGCGGCGATCGCGCTGTGGCGTGGCTCCGGTCCCGGTGACGAGGAGTCGCTGCCGCCGTCGCTTACCGGCCCGGCGACCCTGCTGTTCATCTTCTCCTCGGGGTTCGTGCCGGTGTCGGCGTTCCCCTCGGTGGTGCAGCCGGTGGTGCGGGCCAACCCGTTCTCGGTCGCCACCGAGGCGCTTGTCGGCCTGTCCAGCGGCGGGCCGGTGCTGTGGCCGGTGGTGCAGACCCTCGCGTGGGTGCTCGGGTTGGGCACGATCTGCCTGCTGGTGGCGGTGCGCCGCTTCGGCCGCCGCGCTGACCGCTGA
- a CDS encoding acyl-CoA dehydrogenase family protein, which yields MTPDETSAWQRLCPRPMAQIHPLPAIARHLERPDTARRLAAADASRTPPDDVLADLREIGVACVYDPDSATAVHVNALNAVAAGHSGSLAITLGVNALALLPLCIAGTREQRERAGTVLRGGGAAAMLLTELEHGSNLARTNTRADPDGEGYRLTGEKHLINGGSRHDLLVTLARLGDSDRFGLFLAERDDTVTALPRWRTLPAAAADISGVRFAGTPAQPVGAPGDGLTILQLTLALSRGGIGSLASGAASGALAQALRYARERDVYGQPIVHLGAIAEHLARAAALDVLVAATAVKATFLINALGPAAAYAAAVAKYACCELAEQAVSEGRAVLGSRALVEEFGYAARVRDVLLYGVFDGTRHILLDQLQWRLERFAAGGDRSGDGYPVLAEAYSRPPQPLVRIARLRLRPYAPAPAARAATLAARTDRPAVAALGTLLTRLVDLVGAARRHGRWAADQAWRFAAAAILAEVEALLATVELIDRRCRVVAGLPGRASAADEAALGYALGWRGAELATRVEVLAADLRADGGAAPASGRPEHCDLVAAFAGELPPARAALRHWLTTPPNDGADRDSSGHDSVGRDGVDRDGVDRDGVGRDGSGRDGSGRDGSVVDAAAGASVAGDRLGVGTR from the coding sequence ATGACACCGGACGAGACGTCGGCGTGGCAACGACTCTGCCCACGGCCGATGGCCCAGATCCACCCGCTGCCGGCCATCGCCCGGCACCTGGAGCGCCCCGACACCGCGCGCCGGCTCGCGGCGGCCGACGCCAGCCGCACCCCACCGGACGATGTCCTGGCCGACCTGCGGGAGATCGGCGTGGCCTGCGTGTACGACCCGGACAGTGCCACCGCCGTGCACGTCAACGCCCTCAACGCGGTGGCCGCGGGGCACAGCGGCAGCCTCGCCATCACCCTTGGCGTCAACGCGCTGGCCCTGCTGCCGCTCTGCATCGCCGGCACCCGCGAGCAGCGCGAGCGGGCCGGCACGGTGCTGCGCGGCGGAGGCGCTGCCGCCATGCTGCTCACCGAGCTGGAACACGGCAGCAACCTGGCTCGCACGAACACCCGCGCCGACCCCGACGGCGAGGGGTACCGGCTGACCGGGGAGAAACACCTGATCAACGGTGGCAGCCGGCACGACCTGCTGGTCACCCTGGCCCGGCTCGGCGACAGCGACCGCTTCGGCCTGTTCCTCGCCGAGCGGGACGACACGGTGACGGCCCTGCCCCGGTGGCGGACGCTGCCCGCAGCCGCCGCGGACATCTCCGGCGTACGGTTCGCCGGAACGCCGGCCCAGCCGGTCGGCGCGCCCGGCGACGGTCTGACCATCCTGCAGCTGACCCTGGCGCTGTCGCGGGGCGGCATCGGTTCGCTCGCCTCCGGCGCCGCCAGCGGCGCGCTCGCCCAGGCCCTGCGGTACGCCCGCGAGCGCGACGTCTACGGCCAGCCGATCGTCCACCTCGGGGCGATAGCCGAACACCTCGCGCGGGCGGCGGCCCTCGACGTGCTGGTCGCGGCGACCGCAGTGAAGGCCACCTTCCTCATCAACGCGCTCGGGCCGGCCGCCGCGTACGCCGCAGCCGTGGCCAAGTACGCCTGCTGCGAGCTGGCCGAGCAGGCCGTCAGCGAGGGGCGCGCGGTGCTGGGATCCCGGGCGTTGGTCGAGGAGTTCGGCTACGCCGCGCGGGTACGTGACGTGCTGCTCTACGGCGTGTTCGACGGCACCCGGCACATCCTGCTCGACCAGTTGCAGTGGCGGCTTGAACGCTTCGCCGCCGGCGGCGACCGCTCCGGCGACGGCTATCCGGTGCTGGCCGAGGCGTACTCCCGTCCACCGCAACCGTTGGTGCGCATCGCCCGGCTGCGGCTGCGTCCGTACGCCCCGGCCCCGGCGGCCCGCGCCGCGACGCTTGCCGCCCGCACCGACCGTCCGGCGGTGGCCGCGCTCGGCACGCTCCTCACCCGCCTCGTCGACCTGGTCGGCGCGGCTCGCCGGCACGGTCGGTGGGCCGCCGACCAGGCCTGGCGGTTCGCCGCCGCCGCCATTCTCGCCGAGGTCGAGGCGCTGCTCGCCACCGTCGAGCTGATCGACAGACGTTGCCGTGTCGTCGCCGGTCTGCCCGGGCGGGCGAGCGCCGCGGACGAGGCGGCGCTCGGCTACGCGCTGGGCTGGCGTGGCGCCGAGCTGGCCACCCGGGTGGAGGTGCTCGCCGCCGACCTGCGCGCCGACGGCGGGGCCGCCCCTGCGTCCGGCCGGCCGGAGCACTGTGACCTGGTCGCCGCCTTCGCAGGCGAGCTGCCACCGGCCCGTGCCGCACTACGCCACTGGCTGACAACACCGCCGAACGACGGCGCGGACCGCGACAGCTCGGGCCACGACAGCGTGGGCCGCGACGGCGTGGACCGCGACGGCGTGGACCGCGACGGCGTGGGCCGCGACGGTTCGGGCCGTGACGGTTCGGGCCGCGACGGTTCGGTCGTGGACGCTGCTGCCGGGGCGTCCGTGGCGGGGGACCGGCTCGGCGTCGGGACGCGGTGA
- a CDS encoding isochorismatase family protein — protein MPVTAFDSSCALVIIDLQNALVSAPTTPYSGTEVVGRAVELARAFHEHGAPVALVRVTARADGSDAAPGRTEAPNHRGSLPEGWDDIVDDLAGHPDDITVTKRTWSAFHGTDLDLQLRRRGVTQIVLAGLTTSIGVESTARAAYEHGYHVTLATDAMADLAIEAHRNSVERIFPLLGQTGSTTAIVEMLAKGRT, from the coding sequence ATGCCCGTCACTGCCTTCGACTCGTCCTGCGCACTTGTCATCATCGACTTGCAAAACGCCCTCGTCAGTGCTCCTACGACCCCATACTCCGGCACCGAAGTGGTGGGCCGTGCTGTCGAACTGGCCCGCGCTTTCCACGAACACGGCGCCCCGGTCGCCCTGGTACGCGTCACAGCCCGTGCGGACGGATCGGATGCCGCTCCAGGCCGGACCGAGGCACCCAATCACCGCGGCTCGTTGCCCGAAGGCTGGGATGACATCGTCGATGACCTGGCCGGCCACCCAGACGACATCACAGTCACCAAGCGCACGTGGAGCGCCTTCCACGGAACCGACCTCGACCTGCAACTCCGCCGCCGCGGCGTCACACAAATCGTGCTGGCCGGGCTCACCACCAGCATCGGCGTGGAATCAACAGCCCGTGCCGCCTACGAACACGGTTACCACGTCACGCTGGCGACCGACGCCATGGCCGATCTTGCTATAGAGGCGCACCGCAACAGCGTCGAACGCATCTTCCCGCTCCTCGGCCAGACCGGCTCCACCACCGCAATCGTCGAGATGCTCGCCAAAGGTCGAACCTGA
- a CDS encoding carbon-nitrogen hydrolase family protein has protein sequence MPSLRIALANVEIPESPEDSVVQAERTVRAAAEAGARIVCFPEAYVPGYPWPPQMRKPVTAEFLAAAHGRIARVAGESRIHVVLGTERYVSDKRRLTVLVLGPDGNVVGHQDKEQLDPDEDATYEPGNGRRVFDVDGVRFGITICHEGFRYPETVRWAVRNGAQLVFHPHYSEAEPGSFQPTEFADPRNSFHEKAFLCRAAENGCYFAAVNCASPGSPTTSAVVRPDGTLLDFQPYGKPGLLVCDIDPAAASPLLAQRLRTGL, from the coding sequence ATGCCAAGCCTTCGCATCGCGCTCGCCAACGTCGAGATTCCGGAGAGCCCAGAGGACTCGGTGGTGCAGGCCGAACGCACGGTGCGGGCCGCCGCCGAGGCGGGCGCGCGCATCGTGTGCTTTCCGGAGGCGTACGTGCCGGGTTACCCCTGGCCGCCGCAGATGCGTAAGCCGGTGACCGCCGAGTTCCTGGCGGCCGCGCACGGGCGCATCGCCCGGGTTGCGGGCGAGAGCCGGATCCACGTGGTGCTCGGCACCGAGCGGTACGTGTCGGACAAGCGGCGGCTGACCGTGCTCGTGCTGGGGCCGGATGGCAATGTGGTGGGGCACCAGGACAAGGAGCAGCTTGATCCGGACGAGGATGCCACCTACGAACCGGGCAACGGGCGGCGGGTGTTCGACGTCGACGGCGTCCGCTTCGGCATCACGATCTGCCACGAAGGCTTCCGCTACCCGGAGACCGTGCGCTGGGCGGTACGCAACGGAGCGCAGTTGGTGTTCCACCCGCACTACAGCGAAGCCGAGCCCGGATCGTTCCAGCCCACCGAGTTCGCCGACCCGAGGAACTCCTTCCACGAGAAGGCATTCCTCTGTCGCGCCGCGGAGAACGGCTGTTACTTCGCCGCTGTCAACTGCGCGAGCCCCGGCTCACCCACGACATCCGCCGTCGTACGGCCGGACGGCACGCTGCTCGACTTCCAGCCGTACGGCAAGCCCGGTCTGTTGGTCTGCGACATCGATCCCGCCGCAGCCAGCCCACTGCTCGCACAGCGGCTGCGAACCGGTCTTTGA
- a CDS encoding ATP-binding cassette domain-containing protein, whose translation MSQQLIQVSDLRRSFGATAAVDGVSFEVAAGEVVGLLGPNGAGKTTTIHCLTTLLKPDSGTARVAGFDVVTQGAEVRRSIAVTGQFAALDELLTGRENLVLFGRLLGLGRQPAAARADELIDRFDLGEVAGKAVRTYSGGLRRRLDLAASLVVDRPVLILDEPTTGLDPRSRRALWEVVRELRDGGTAVLLTTQYLEEADQLAGRVLLIDRGRVAAEGTPDQLKRQLGGAVCEVRVEDPRARAVAAEQLRAAFEGLTEDEDVLRLAAGSGTLTEVVRRLESAGVEADDVTVRRPTLDEVFLSLTGSVDAEKAVDADADAAGAGR comes from the coding sequence ATGTCACAACAGTTGATCCAGGTCAGCGATCTGCGCCGGTCGTTCGGCGCGACGGCGGCGGTCGACGGGGTGAGCTTCGAGGTGGCCGCGGGTGAGGTGGTCGGCCTGCTCGGACCCAACGGCGCGGGCAAGACCACCACGATCCACTGTCTCACCACGCTGCTGAAGCCGGATTCCGGCACCGCCCGCGTCGCCGGCTTCGACGTCGTGACCCAGGGCGCCGAGGTACGCCGCAGCATCGCTGTCACCGGGCAGTTCGCGGCACTCGACGAGTTGCTGACCGGCCGGGAGAACCTGGTGCTGTTCGGCAGGCTGCTCGGGCTGGGCCGGCAACCGGCCGCCGCCCGGGCGGACGAACTGATCGACCGCTTCGACCTGGGCGAGGTGGCGGGCAAGGCGGTGCGGACGTACTCCGGTGGTCTGCGCCGGCGCCTCGACCTGGCCGCGAGCCTGGTGGTCGACAGGCCCGTGCTGATCCTCGACGAGCCGACCACAGGCCTGGACCCGCGCAGCCGGCGGGCCCTGTGGGAGGTCGTCCGGGAGTTGCGCGACGGCGGCACTGCCGTGCTGCTCACCACGCAGTATCTGGAGGAGGCCGACCAGTTGGCCGGGCGGGTCCTGCTCATCGACCGCGGCCGGGTCGCCGCCGAGGGCACCCCCGACCAGCTCAAGCGTCAGCTCGGTGGCGCGGTCTGCGAGGTGCGTGTCGAGGACCCGCGGGCGCGGGCGGTCGCGGCGGAGCAGCTACGGGCGGCGTTCGAGGGGCTGACCGAGGACGAGGACGTGCTGCGGCTGGCCGCCGGCTCCGGCACGCTGACCGAGGTGGTGCGGCGGTTGGAGTCGGCGGGTGTGGAGGCCGACGACGTCACCGTGCGGCGGCCCACCCTGGACGAGGTGTTCCTCTCCCTGACCGGGTCCGTCGACGCGGAAAAGGCCGTCGACGCGGACGCGGACGCGGCGGGGGCCGGCCGGTGA